In a single window of the Bacillus clarus genome:
- the panB gene encoding 3-methyl-2-oxobutanoate hydroxymethyltransferase codes for MKTKIDFLKMKEKGEPITMLTAYDYPSAKLAEEAEVDMILVGDSLGMVVLGYDSTVPVTVEDMIHHTKAVRRGAKETFIVTDMPFMSYHVSLQETMHNARRIVQESGAHALKVEGAGEVVSIIHYLTNAGIPVVAHLGLTPQSVGVLGGYKVQGKDAESAKKLIEDAKKCEEAGAIALVLECVPMQLAEIVSEQLTIPTIGIGAGQKVDGQVLVYHDLISYGVKRVPKFVKQYTSVQEEIVRGISQYVAEVKTRQFPEEKHSFTMKEEECLALYGGKQ; via the coding sequence TTGAAAACGAAAATAGATTTTTTGAAAATGAAAGAGAAAGGTGAGCCGATTACGATGCTTACAGCGTATGATTATCCATCTGCTAAATTAGCGGAAGAAGCTGAAGTCGATATGATTTTAGTAGGAGATTCTCTTGGAATGGTCGTACTTGGATACGATTCAACAGTTCCCGTAACGGTAGAGGATATGATCCATCATACGAAAGCTGTACGCCGCGGGGCGAAAGAAACTTTTATCGTAACTGATATGCCATTTATGTCTTACCACGTATCGTTGCAAGAAACGATGCATAATGCACGCCGCATCGTTCAAGAAAGCGGGGCACATGCACTAAAAGTAGAAGGTGCGGGTGAGGTAGTATCAATTATTCACTATTTAACAAACGCAGGGATTCCTGTTGTAGCACATCTTGGTTTAACACCTCAATCTGTTGGAGTACTAGGTGGCTATAAAGTACAAGGAAAAGATGCTGAAAGTGCAAAAAAATTAATAGAAGATGCAAAGAAATGCGAGGAAGCAGGTGCAATAGCGCTTGTGCTAGAGTGTGTGCCAATGCAGTTAGCAGAAATTGTATCAGAGCAATTAACAATTCCTACAATTGGAATTGGTGCGGGACAGAAAGTAGATGGTCAAGTACTTGTATATCATGATCTCATTTCGTATGGAGTGAAGCGTGTTCCGAAATTTGTGAAGCAATATACGTCTGTTCAAGAGGAGATTGTGCGCGGGATTTCACAATACGTTGCTGAAGTAAAAACAAGACAATTTCCTGAAGAAAAACATTCATTCACAATGAAAGAAGAAGAGTGCTTAGCGTTATACGGAGGGAAGCAATAA
- the dapB gene encoding dihydrodipicolinate reductase, producing MKEIKVIIAGPRGRMGHEAVLLMERTEHFNLVAAVDYKHGGEKISDLPSMPALDTPIYADLHTCLDEVEADVLLDLTTPEVGKKHVTLAVERGLRSVIGTTGFTEEELQHLTETAKEKEVGTIIAPNFAIGAVLMMKFSQMAAKYFQDVEVIELHHDQKLDAPSGTAVKTVELIRQNREPKQQGHPNETEQLEGARGANVDGIHIHSVRLPGLIAHQEVLFGGDGQMLTVRHDSFNRASFMSGVKLSIETVMNLEHLVYGLENIID from the coding sequence ATGAAAGAAATTAAAGTAATTATCGCTGGACCAAGAGGACGTATGGGACATGAAGCAGTTCTTCTTATGGAAAGAACAGAACATTTCAATTTAGTAGCAGCAGTTGACTATAAGCATGGCGGAGAGAAAATCTCTGATTTACCTAGTATGCCGGCTTTAGATACACCGATTTACGCGGATTTACATACTTGTTTAGATGAAGTAGAAGCAGATGTGTTGCTAGATTTAACAACACCAGAAGTTGGGAAGAAGCATGTGACACTTGCAGTTGAGCGTGGACTTCGTTCAGTTATCGGTACGACTGGATTTACAGAAGAAGAGTTACAACATTTAACAGAAACTGCAAAAGAAAAAGAAGTCGGCACAATTATTGCACCAAACTTTGCGATTGGTGCGGTACTTATGATGAAATTCTCTCAAATGGCAGCGAAATATTTCCAAGATGTTGAAGTGATTGAATTGCATCATGATCAAAAATTAGATGCACCATCTGGTACGGCTGTAAAAACAGTAGAGTTAATTCGTCAAAATCGTGAGCCGAAACAACAAGGTCATCCAAATGAAACAGAACAATTAGAAGGTGCGCGTGGTGCAAATGTAGATGGTATTCATATTCATAGCGTACGTTTGCCAGGACTTATCGCGCACCAAGAAGTACTATTTGGTGGAGATGGACAAATGTTAACAGTGCGCCATGATTCATTCAACCGTGCATCATTTATGTCAGGTGTAAAGCTATCAATTGAAACAGTAATGAACCTTGAGCATCTTGTATACGGTTTAGAGAATATTATCGACTAA
- the bshB1 gene encoding bacillithiol biosynthesis deacetylase BshB1, translating into MSGLHILAFGAHADDVEIGMAGTIAKYTKQGYEVGICDLTEADLSSNGTVELRKEEAQAAARVMGVEKRINLAMPDRGLYMKEEYIREIVKVIRTYKPTLIFAPYYEDRHPDHANCAKLVEEAIFSAGVRKYMPELPPHRIEFFYYYMINGFHKPNFCIDISDYLSEKVSALEAYESQFTTGNDGVKTPLTEGYVETVIAREKMFGKEVGVMYAEGFMSKKPVLLHADLIGGM; encoded by the coding sequence ATGAGTGGATTACATATATTAGCGTTTGGTGCTCATGCCGATGATGTTGAAATCGGCATGGCAGGTACCATTGCAAAATATACGAAACAAGGATATGAAGTTGGCATTTGTGATTTAACAGAAGCTGATTTATCTTCCAACGGAACGGTAGAATTAAGAAAAGAAGAAGCGCAGGCTGCTGCTCGTGTTATGGGAGTGGAAAAGAGAATTAATTTAGCTATGCCGGACCGTGGTTTGTATATGAAAGAAGAATATATACGTGAAATCGTAAAGGTTATTCGTACATATAAACCAACGCTAATTTTCGCACCATATTATGAAGATCGTCATCCAGATCATGCGAATTGTGCAAAACTTGTAGAAGAGGCTATCTTTTCAGCGGGTGTTCGTAAATATATGCCAGAACTTCCGCCACACCGTATAGAATTTTTTTATTATTATATGATTAATGGTTTTCATAAGCCGAATTTCTGTATAGATATTAGTGATTACCTTTCTGAAAAAGTTTCAGCGCTAGAAGCGTATGAGAGTCAGTTTACAACAGGTAATGACGGTGTTAAGACACCATTAACCGAAGGCTATGTTGAAACGGTAATTGCCCGAGAGAAAATGTTTGGAAAAGAAGTTGGAGTTATGTATGCCGAAGGATTTATGAGCAAGAAGCCAGTTTTATTACATGCTGATTTAATAGGGGGGATGTAA
- a CDS encoding nucleotide pyrophosphohydrolase — protein MERKTMKDMQKEVDAYIGQFKEGYFSPLAMMARLTEEMGELAREVNHYYGEKPKKTTEKERSIEEELGDVLFVMICMANSLNIDLETAHNIVMNKFNTRDKDRWTRIEEGEKEA, from the coding sequence ATGGAACGAAAAACGATGAAAGATATGCAGAAAGAAGTAGATGCATATATTGGTCAATTTAAAGAAGGTTATTTTAGTCCGCTTGCAATGATGGCTCGTTTAACAGAAGAGATGGGAGAGCTTGCAAGAGAAGTGAATCACTATTATGGTGAGAAGCCGAAGAAAACGACTGAAAAAGAACGAAGTATTGAGGAAGAGCTTGGAGATGTATTATTTGTTATGATTTGTATGGCAAATAGTTTAAATATTGATTTAGAGACAGCACATAACATTGTAATGAATAAATTTAATACACGTGACAAAGATCGCTGGACACGTATTGAAGAGGGAGAGAAAGAAGCATGA
- a CDS encoding CCA tRNA nucleotidyltransferase: MERFKQAGSIIKTLKQHGHEAYFVGGSVRDLIIDRPIGDIDIATSALPEEVMGIFPRNVPVGLEHGTIIVVEDGVPYEVTTFRTESDYEDFRRPSSVQFVRSLEEDLKRRDFTMNAIAMTEEGEMIDLFAGQEAIDKREIATVGNAADRFQEDALRMMRGIRFVSTLGFSLEEKTRQAIETYGHLLEHIAIERITVEFEKLLTGSYCVKGLQQLVETKLFAHLPYLQMAEEKIVKAAQYKWGFFETEIEAWAFFLYCIGEEHPSVFLRQWKFSNKKIKDIVAVLIAIRYRKVKEWDSVFLYKTGLHIALMAERVYQAITESYNIASVNQVQTLFHSLPIQNRQGMNVSGNDLLIWTDKKPGPWVAEMLQKIEEEILQGQLVNEKENIREWLQGCNLL; this comes from the coding sequence ATGGAAAGATTTAAACAAGCTGGTTCAATCATCAAGACTTTAAAACAACATGGACATGAGGCTTATTTTGTGGGCGGGAGTGTGCGTGATCTCATTATTGATAGACCGATTGGAGATATTGATATTGCGACATCAGCTCTTCCAGAAGAAGTAATGGGTATATTTCCAAGAAACGTGCCTGTTGGCCTTGAGCATGGAACAATTATTGTAGTCGAAGATGGTGTGCCGTATGAAGTAACAACTTTTCGAACAGAGAGCGATTACGAAGACTTTCGCAGACCAAGTAGTGTTCAGTTTGTTCGTTCATTAGAAGAAGATTTAAAACGACGTGATTTTACGATGAATGCCATTGCGATGACGGAAGAAGGCGAAATGATTGATTTATTTGCCGGACAAGAGGCGATTGATAAACGCGAAATTGCAACTGTTGGAAATGCAGCAGATCGTTTTCAAGAAGATGCACTGCGAATGATGCGTGGTATTCGATTCGTTAGTACACTAGGTTTCTCTTTAGAAGAAAAGACGAGGCAAGCTATTGAAACATATGGCCATTTACTTGAACATATAGCGATTGAAAGAATTACGGTTGAATTTGAGAAATTGCTGACTGGTTCATATTGTGTGAAGGGGCTTCAGCAGTTAGTAGAAACGAAGCTGTTTGCACACCTACCATATTTACAAATGGCAGAAGAAAAAATTGTAAAAGCGGCGCAGTATAAATGGGGTTTTTTTGAAACAGAAATTGAGGCATGGGCGTTTTTCTTATATTGTATCGGAGAAGAACATCCATCTGTTTTCTTACGCCAATGGAAGTTTTCAAATAAAAAGATAAAAGATATTGTCGCAGTATTAATAGCAATCCGTTATAGAAAAGTAAAGGAGTGGGATTCTGTTTTTCTATATAAAACTGGTCTTCACATTGCATTAATGGCAGAAAGGGTGTACCAAGCGATAACCGAAAGCTATAATATTGCCTCAGTAAATCAAGTGCAAACATTATTTCATTCCTTACCTATACAGAATCGTCAAGGAATGAATGTGAGCGGAAATGATTTATTAATCTGGACAGATAAAAAGCCAGGGCCTTGGGTAGCGGAAATGCTACAGAAAATAGAAGAAGAAATTTTACAAGGGCAGTTAGTAAATGAGAAAGAGAACATAAGGGAGTGGCTACAAGGATGCAATCTACTATAA
- the mgsA gene encoding methylglyoxal synthase, with protein MKIALIAHDKKKDDMVSFAYAYKPIFEQHELFATGTTGLRIMEATGLSVTRYQSGPLGGDQEIGAMIAKNDLDMVIFFRDPLTAQPHEPDVNALLRLCDVYAIPLATNMASAEMLMHALDRGDLDYRKLRK; from the coding sequence ATGAAAATTGCCTTAATCGCACATGACAAGAAGAAAGATGATATGGTTTCGTTCGCATACGCATATAAACCAATATTTGAACAACATGAGCTTTTTGCAACAGGAACGACAGGTCTTCGTATTATGGAGGCGACTGGTTTATCTGTAACCAGATATCAATCTGGTCCTCTTGGCGGCGATCAAGAAATTGGTGCAATGATTGCAAAAAATGATTTAGATATGGTGATTTTTTTCCGTGATCCACTAACAGCACAGCCGCATGAGCCAGATGTAAATGCATTGCTTCGTTTATGTGATGTGTATGCAATTCCGCTCGCAACGAACATGGCAAGTGCTGAAATGTTAATGCATGCATTAGATCGGGGAGATTTAGATTACCGAAAGTTAAGAAAATGA
- the panD gene encoding aspartate 1-decarboxylase gives MFRTMMRAKLHRATVTEANLNYVGSITIDEDLMDAVDIVENEKVQIVNNNNGARLETYVIKGERGSGVVCLNGAAARLVQPGDKVIIICYGLVTAEEVNKQVPKIAVLDDHNQIVEMLGAEKAGTIL, from the coding sequence ATGTTTCGCACAATGATGAGAGCAAAGTTACATCGCGCAACTGTAACAGAAGCGAATTTAAATTATGTAGGTAGCATTACGATTGATGAAGATTTAATGGACGCAGTAGATATTGTAGAAAATGAAAAAGTGCAAATTGTAAATAATAATAACGGAGCTCGTTTAGAGACGTATGTTATTAAAGGAGAGCGCGGTAGTGGTGTTGTTTGTTTAAATGGAGCAGCTGCAAGGCTAGTGCAACCAGGTGATAAAGTGATTATCATTTGCTATGGTTTAGTTACAGCGGAAGAGGTCAATAAACAAGTACCAAAAATTGCAGTGTTAGATGATCATAATCAAATTGTTGAAATGTTAGGCGCTGAAAAAGCGGGCACGATATTATAA
- the bshA gene encoding N-acetyl-alpha-D-glucosaminyl L-malate synthase BshA translates to MKLKIGITCYPSVGGSGVVGTELGKQLAERGHEIHFITSGVPFRLNKVYPNIYFHEVTVNQYSVFQYPPYDLALASKMAEVAQRENLDILHVHYAIPHAICAYLAKQMIGERIKIVTTLHGTDITVLGSDPSLNNLIRFGIEQSDVVTAVSHSLIEETHELVKPNKEIETVYNFIDERVYFKRDMSQLKKEYGIRENEKVLIHISNFRKVKRVQDVVQSFAKIVKEVEAKLLLVGDGPEFCTILQLVKSLHIEEHVLFLGKQDNVAELLAMSDLMLLLSEKESFGLVLLEAMACGVPCIGTRVGGIPEVIQHGETGYLCEVGDIEEIAKQAIQLLANEDVHKNMSKRAMESVHEQFRSEKIVSQYEAIYYDILRDDKNGKI, encoded by the coding sequence ATGAAATTGAAAATAGGTATTACATGTTATCCTTCTGTAGGTGGTTCTGGAGTTGTTGGAACGGAATTGGGAAAACAATTAGCTGAACGTGGGCATGAAATTCATTTTATTACATCAGGTGTGCCATTTCGGTTAAATAAAGTGTATCCAAACATTTATTTTCATGAAGTAACGGTAAATCAATATTCTGTTTTTCAATACCCACCTTATGATCTAGCATTAGCAAGTAAAATGGCAGAGGTTGCCCAAAGAGAAAATCTTGATATTTTACATGTGCATTATGCAATCCCACATGCCATTTGTGCATACTTAGCGAAGCAGATGATTGGAGAGCGAATTAAAATCGTTACAACCTTACATGGAACGGATATAACCGTACTTGGTTCCGATCCTTCTTTAAATAATTTAATTCGCTTTGGTATTGAGCAATCTGATGTTGTTACAGCTGTGTCACATTCGTTAATTGAAGAAACGCATGAACTTGTAAAACCAAATAAAGAAATTGAGACGGTATACAATTTTATAGATGAACGTGTTTATTTCAAACGTGATATGTCTCAATTAAAGAAAGAATATGGTATACGCGAAAATGAAAAAGTGTTGATTCATATTTCGAATTTCCGAAAGGTTAAGCGTGTACAGGATGTTGTGCAATCATTCGCCAAAATTGTAAAAGAAGTAGAAGCGAAATTGCTTCTTGTTGGTGATGGACCAGAGTTCTGTACCATTTTACAATTGGTGAAAAGTTTACATATTGAGGAACATGTCTTGTTTTTAGGAAAGCAGGATAATGTTGCAGAACTTCTTGCGATGAGTGATTTAATGCTACTGTTATCGGAAAAAGAAAGTTTTGGTCTCGTTTTATTAGAAGCGATGGCGTGTGGTGTGCCTTGTATCGGAACGAGGGTTGGAGGCATTCCAGAGGTTATTCAACATGGTGAAACAGGATATTTATGCGAAGTTGGAGATATAGAAGAAATAGCAAAACAAGCAATACAATTGCTTGCAAATGAAGATGTACATAAAAATATGTCAAAGCGAGCAATGGAATCTGTGCATGAGCAATTTCGTTCAGAAAAGATCGTTTCACAATATGAGGCGATTTACTATGACATACTAAGGGATGACAAAAATGGAAAGATTTAA
- a CDS encoding YitT family protein, with amino-acid sequence MKTNLKIRNIIFILLGSAIFSFGIVNINIENHLAEGGFTGITLLLYFLFSLDPSYTNLILNIPIFFVGWKLLGRTTFLYTLIGTFSVSLFLWIFQRYEVLNLHLNLQNDMTLAALFAGAFIGIGLGIIFKYGGTTGGVDIIARLAHKYIGWSMGKTMFMFDAVVIVISILTYLSYREGMYTLVAVFIGAKVIDFMQEGAYAAKGATIISDKNDEIAAKILSEMERGATFLKAVGSYTKMERNVLYCVVAKNEIVKLKNIITSVDPHAFVAVSDVHDVVGEGFTLDENKNPLHN; translated from the coding sequence ATGAAAACAAACTTAAAGATTCGAAATATTATTTTTATTTTACTAGGTTCCGCTATTTTCTCTTTTGGCATTGTTAATATTAATATCGAAAACCATTTAGCTGAAGGTGGATTTACAGGAATTACGTTATTGTTATATTTCCTATTTTCACTTGATCCTTCCTATACAAACTTAATTTTAAACATTCCGATATTTTTTGTTGGCTGGAAACTACTCGGCCGAACAACATTTTTATATACATTAATCGGAACATTTAGCGTATCTTTATTCCTATGGATTTTTCAGCGCTACGAAGTACTCAATTTACACTTAAACTTACAAAATGACATGACACTCGCGGCATTATTCGCTGGTGCATTTATCGGTATCGGTCTCGGTATTATATTTAAATATGGCGGGACAACTGGTGGAGTTGATATTATTGCAAGACTAGCTCACAAATATATCGGCTGGAGTATGGGTAAAACAATGTTTATGTTTGATGCCGTCGTTATTGTCATCTCCATCCTTACATATTTATCTTATCGTGAAGGTATGTATACATTAGTTGCAGTCTTTATTGGTGCAAAGGTTATTGATTTTATGCAAGAAGGAGCTTATGCTGCAAAAGGGGCAACCATTATTTCAGATAAAAACGATGAAATTGCCGCAAAAATTTTATCTGAAATGGAACGTGGAGCAACCTTTTTAAAGGCCGTTGGGTCCTATACAAAAATGGAACGAAACGTACTTTACTGCGTGGTTGCAAAAAATGAAATTGTAAAATTAAAGAACATTATTACTTCCGTAGACCCACATGCATTCGTTGCTGTGAGTGATGTGCACGATGTCGTGGGCGAAGGATTTACGCTAGATGAAAATAAAAATCCGTTACATAATTAA
- the panC gene encoding pantoate--beta-alanine ligase, giving the protein MKIITTVQHMQQITSELRASGKEIGFVPTMGYLHEGHATLLRKAREENEVVILSVFVNPLQFGPNEDLDRYPRDIDRDETIAKENGVDYLFYPSVEEMYPVEQTTTVEVVKRTDVLCGKQRPGHFAGVATVLMKLFNITMPTRAYFGMKDAQQVAVIEGFVNDFNIPVTIVPVDIVREEDGLAKSSRNVYLSQGEREEAPQLYRSLCIAEERIEAGERNPEIITNLAKEHIEKYTKGTVDYADLYAYPSLTVVENLEGRIILAIAVKFENVRLIDNMTLTVK; this is encoded by the coding sequence ATGAAAATTATTACGACAGTGCAACATATGCAGCAAATTACAAGTGAACTTCGTGCGAGTGGAAAAGAAATTGGATTTGTCCCAACGATGGGATATTTGCACGAGGGGCATGCTACTTTATTACGTAAAGCGAGAGAAGAAAATGAAGTTGTTATTTTAAGTGTATTTGTAAACCCACTACAGTTTGGGCCGAATGAAGATTTAGATCGTTATCCACGTGATATCGATAGAGATGAAACAATAGCGAAAGAAAATGGTGTGGATTATTTATTTTATCCGAGTGTAGAGGAAATGTATCCGGTAGAACAGACGACAACAGTGGAAGTTGTGAAGCGTACCGATGTATTGTGTGGTAAACAAAGACCGGGTCATTTCGCAGGTGTTGCGACTGTACTAATGAAATTATTTAATATTACAATGCCAACTCGTGCTTACTTCGGTATGAAAGATGCACAGCAAGTTGCTGTAATTGAAGGGTTTGTAAATGATTTTAATATCCCAGTTACAATCGTACCTGTTGATATTGTGAGGGAAGAAGACGGATTAGCGAAAAGTTCTCGCAATGTATATTTATCACAAGGAGAACGTGAAGAGGCTCCTCAGTTATACCGCAGTCTATGTATAGCAGAAGAACGAATAGAGGCAGGCGAACGTAATCCAGAAATCATTACGAATCTTGCCAAAGAACATATTGAGAAGTATACGAAAGGTACTGTTGATTACGCCGATTTATATGCATATCCGTCATTGACAGTAGTAGAAAACCTTGAAGGAAGAATTATTTTAGCGATTGCAGTTAAGTTTGAAAATGTAAGATTAATTGACAATATGACATTAACGGTTAAATAA
- a CDS encoding uracil-DNA glycosylase, with protein sequence MKMMEYPDYLVKSVKERSAAYQLEGFLSGQGPKNPKLMLVGEAPGETEIHNGIPFSGRAGKHLMEFLERIRITRGDVYITSAVRSRPYKWREKRDRNGEVIQKKYNRTPNQREILAHAPLLDYELEQIQAPIIVTLGNIALKRLVGIDKKITDIHGQLLKRPVRKLKDKDSTEFTWTEKEYNIFPTFHPASIFYNRSLLELIYEDLEKLKRYI encoded by the coding sequence GTGAAGATGATGGAATATCCAGATTATTTAGTGAAAAGTGTGAAGGAGCGGAGTGCTGCTTACCAATTAGAAGGTTTTTTAAGTGGACAAGGTCCTAAAAATCCGAAGTTAATGCTTGTTGGAGAAGCACCTGGTGAAACGGAAATTCATAATGGTATACCATTTAGCGGGAGAGCAGGTAAACATCTAATGGAATTTTTAGAGCGTATTCGCATTACCAGGGGAGACGTATATATTACGAGTGCGGTTCGAAGTCGGCCTTATAAGTGGAGAGAGAAAAGAGATCGAAATGGTGAGGTAATCCAGAAGAAATATAACCGAACACCAAATCAAAGGGAGATACTTGCGCATGCACCTTTACTAGATTATGAATTAGAACAAATTCAAGCTCCTATTATCGTAACGCTTGGAAATATTGCGCTAAAACGTTTAGTAGGAATAGACAAAAAAATTACGGATATTCACGGACAATTATTAAAGCGACCGGTGAGAAAGTTAAAAGATAAAGACAGCACAGAATTTACATGGACTGAAAAAGAGTATAATATTTTTCCGACATTTCATCCAGCTTCTATTTTTTATAATCGAAGCTTATTGGAATTGATTTACGAGGATTTAGAAAAATTAAAGAGATACATATAG
- a CDS encoding biotin--[acetyl-CoA-carboxylase] ligase, translated as MQSTIRKQLLQVFSEADGEFVSGQTLSDKLGCSRTAVWKHMEDLRSEGYELEAVRRLGYRIASKPDKVTANEIQLGLQTECIGRTVYFEESVESTQHIAAKLAYEGAEEGTIVVAEEQIAGRGRLSRKWHSPKGTGIWMSIILRPSIPVHRAPQLTLLAAVSVAQAIEKCTGVNVGIKWPNDILIQGKKAVGILTEMQADPDKINAVIMGIGINANQKQEHFADEIQQIATSLAIESGKPIVRAELMQQIFLQMEKLYQEYLKNGFSVIKLLWESYAVSIGKEITARTMKQTITGVAKGITEDGVLLLEDHQGHMHHIHSADIEIK; from the coding sequence ATGCAATCTACTATAAGAAAACAGTTATTGCAAGTTTTTTCTGAAGCAGATGGTGAATTTGTATCTGGTCAAACGCTTAGTGATAAGCTTGGGTGTTCGAGAACGGCTGTCTGGAAGCATATGGAGGATCTCCGAAGTGAGGGATACGAACTTGAAGCAGTACGTCGCTTAGGATATCGAATTGCAAGTAAACCAGATAAAGTAACAGCGAATGAAATTCAATTAGGATTACAAACAGAATGTATCGGAAGAACCGTATATTTTGAGGAGTCTGTTGAATCTACTCAGCATATTGCAGCGAAGCTTGCTTATGAAGGAGCAGAGGAAGGGACGATTGTTGTTGCGGAGGAGCAAATAGCAGGAAGAGGACGTTTAAGTAGAAAGTGGCATTCTCCAAAAGGAACAGGAATTTGGATGAGCATTATTTTACGTCCGTCTATTCCAGTTCATCGTGCGCCTCAACTTACATTATTAGCAGCTGTCAGTGTAGCGCAAGCGATTGAAAAGTGTACAGGTGTAAATGTGGGTATTAAATGGCCAAATGATATTTTAATTCAAGGTAAAAAAGCCGTTGGGATATTAACCGAAATGCAAGCGGATCCTGATAAAATTAATGCAGTAATAATGGGGATTGGCATTAACGCCAATCAAAAACAAGAACATTTTGCTGATGAGATACAACAAATTGCAACATCTTTAGCAATTGAATCAGGAAAACCAATTGTTCGGGCAGAGCTGATGCAACAAATCTTTTTACAAATGGAAAAGTTGTATCAAGAGTACTTAAAGAACGGTTTCTCTGTAATTAAGCTTCTATGGGAAAGTTATGCGGTAAGCATTGGGAAAGAAATTACAGCTCGAACGATGAAGCAGACAATTACTGGGGTGGCAAAAGGGATTACAGAGGATGGTGTATTGCTTTTAGAGGACCATCAAGGACATATGCATCATATTCATTCAGCTGATATAGAAATTAAATAA